A stretch of Coccidioides posadasii str. Silveira chromosome 2, complete sequence DNA encodes these proteins:
- a CDS encoding uncharacterized protein (EggNog:ENOG410PWMR~COG:S~TransMembrane:1 (o491-508i)), producing the protein MEFDHSLDREREDLVEEWTKLLNTCRTNIRSLADEHRGEPGCLLISQHWGSNNVGVRLHWEDGREDWLIRFCIPTRCNLSEGKVVAEVDTLKLLAEKTEIPVPKVIAYGRASENPTGLGAFIIMTWLEGTRMSDLIGKRVPVGEDMYETILDPNVDKQLLRKLYDEIAEVILQLWAVNFDRIGTVSWDMDTEEFDTLTPAFTTCINDMMVYGRVLADDLYTDSFKSALDFFSNTAGQYVTHLMRQRNAVYNSRDCREKYVCRTLFHSTVPYFTYDIDINGPFKLFCDGFHPRNIFVDPETLKITGIIDWEFSYAAPPQFLGSAPEWLLLKNPCDWADDHGLSSFLKTYLPKLDLFIESIEKLERQRNMPVGNRESLSTRMRASMDEQTFWFNIAIRNPFSLDSIYWTVLDNYVFGSSSKTERVARTASQGGLYEGLESVVELKIMQLEAYNEDLGLEPVGYEERQEDEKEDFWLESSARSGSALLPDIPELGKVVLALVAVTAAFMLHRRLALVWK; encoded by the coding sequence ATGGAGTTCGACCACTCCCTTGACCGGGAGCGGGAGGATCTGGTAGAGGAATGGACGAAACTCCTGAACACCTGCAGAACCAACATTCGCTCGTTGGCTGATGAGCACAGGGGCGAGCCAGGATGTCTCCTTATCTCACAGCACTGGGGGTCCAACAACGTCGGCGTCCGTCTGCACTGGGAGGACGGCCGCGAGGACTGGCTCATCCGCTTCTGTATCCCGACAAGGTGCAACCTGTCCGAAGGGAAGGTCGTGGCCGAAGTCGATACGCTGAAGCTGCTCGCGGAGAAGACCGAGATCCCGGTTCCGAAGGTCATCGCGTACGGGCGTGCGTCGGAGAATCCGACGGGGTTGGGCGCGTTTATAATCATGACCTGGTTAGAAGGGACGAGGATGTCGGACTTGATAGGGAAACGGGTGCCCGTGGGGGAAGATATGTACGAGACCATCCTAGATCCTAATGTCGACAAACAGCTCCTTCGAAAGCTCTACGACGAGATTGCAGAAGTCATTCTTCAGCTATGGGCGGTAAACTTTGATAGAATCGGTACCGTAAGCTGGGACATGGACACGGAGGAATTTGATACCCTTACGCCGGCTTTTACGACATGCATCAATGACATGATGGTATATGGCAGGGTCCTCGCAGATGATCTCTACACTGATTCTTTCAAGTCGGCGCTCGATTTCTTCTCAAACACAGCAGGCCAATACGTCACCCATCTTATGCGGCAGCGGAACGCTGTTTATAATTCTCGGGACTGCCGCGAGAAATATGTCTGCCGCACTCTCTTCCATTCTACGGTTCCGTACTTCACCTACGACATAGATATCAACGGGCCATTCAAGCTATTTTGCGACGGTTTTCACCCCCGCAACATCTTCGTCGACCCAGAAACCCTCAAAATCACCGGGATAATCGACTGGGAGTTCTCATACGCGGCTCCTCCCCAGTTTCTAGGAAGCGCTCCGGAATGGCTGCTGCTGAAGAACCCCTGCGACTGGGCCGACGACCACGGGCTATCTTCATTTCTAAAAACCTACCTCCCCAAGCTCGACCTATTCATCGAATCCATCGAGAAGCTAGAGCGCCAGCGGAACATGCCCGTTGGAAACCGCGAATCCCTCTCTACGCGCATGCGCGCCTCGATGGATGAGCAGACGTTCTGGTTCAACATCGCCATACGCAACCCCTTCAGCCTTGACTCCATCTACTGGACCGTGCTGGATAACTATGTCTTCGGATCGTCGTCGAAGACGGAGAGGGTCGCGCGGACAGCGAGCCAGGGAGGTCTGTACGAAGGCCTGGAGAGCGTTGTGGAGCTTAAGATAATGCAGCTCGAGGCTTACAATGAGGACCTTGGCCTTGAACCCGTCGGATACGAGGAGCGACAAGAGGATGAGAAGGAGGACTTCTGGTTGGAGTCTTCTGCGCGTTCCGGGAGCGCGCTGCTACCTGACATTCCAGAGTTGGGAAAGGTGGTGCTGGCGTTGGTTGCAGTGACTGCAGCTTTTATGCTGCATCGGCGGTTGGCGCTGGTATGGAAATGA